CCTGTGCAACTCTTAGAAAGGCCTGACGCTGGCTAAGGGGCAGAGTCTCAGGTAAAGGGGAATAGGAGAGGTGTGGTCTTTGGagaagagatggggcagaggaAAGGGCTTCATGGGCAGAGGATAAAGCATGGAATTCGTGGCCATGCCCATCGCTCCTGTTTTTCCTCCCCCATGTCACCAGCACTGGAGCCAGGTGATGAACTGACCCTTCACTTGACAAATGCCCTGATTATCCTCTCACGCAGGTGTTTGCTTTTCACACTGTACACAACTGGGTTCATCAGGGGCGGGACCAGCAGGTAAATGTAGCCCAGGATAATCTGAAGCAAGTGAGTAGAGCTATTTCCAAATCTGTGTATCAAAGACAGGCCAATGTCTGATATGTAGAAGAGCACGACAGCGCAGAGATGGGAGACACAGGTGTTCAGGGCCCTGAGGCACTCTCTGTGGGATGCGATACTCAGCACTGTTTTGAggatcatcacataagagaggaagatgaggaaGGAGTCCAACCCAACCGTGATGACTTTAACAAACAAGCCATAGATGCTGTTCACTGAGGTGTCTGAACAAGCCGCCTTCATGATGTCTGGGTGCAGGcagtaggaatgggagaggacattGTCTTCACGGTATTGGAACCGTTTCAGGAGAATGGGGAGTGGGAGTATTAGGGCCACCGATCTCACCACAGCCACCAGGCCCATCTTGGATATTCTCGGTGGAGTTAAGATGGAGGTATATCTCAGTGGGTTACAAATTGCGATGAAGCGGTCAAAGGCCATCAACAAGAGGACAAAGGACTCAATTTTTGAAAGCGAGTGGATGAAGAACATCTGGGCAAAACAGGCCTGGAGGCTGATTCTCCTAGAGTTAAACAAGTATATGCCCAGTATCGTCGGTATGGTGGTTATGGATAAGGCAAGGTCTGTGACggccaacatggaaaggaaaatgtacatgggctcatggaggcttggatctgtttttataatgaacagaatgactgaatttcctacGATTGAAAGAACATACATGaagcagaaggggatagagatccaGAGGTGGATGTCTTCCAGCCCAGGTATCCTGGTGAGAAGGAACATTACAGAGTTGAATTTAGTGTCATTGACAGCTGACATAATGTACTGGGCAGGTCTGGGGAGTTTTGAACTTTTCTTCctgaaaaagaaatagaaaaggaaACTAGGTGATAGTTAGCGAGAAATCTTTCTGCTCTCAGTGCAAGTCAAGAGATTCTCAGGACCTCAAGGGAAAATCAGCAAAAACATTGTCTTGGATTTATGCCCTCAATAGAAAGATAGACTGTAGGTCTGATCAGTCCAGCAGTGCCTGTCTAGTCAAGTCTCCACTAGGCATTACGAGATGCCGCAAAGAAAGGTGGAGAAGCCCTGCAATAGGGGACTAAGAGATACTCTGATCCCAGGGAAAGTTTCTCCCTGACACCCACTAGTTAGACACATTTTGTCATGTAAGTCAGGAAGGTTTAGAATACTTACATCTGTAGTCTGCAAGGTCTTGGagaaaattttgaaggagaaggtagttaaggactttgaagtcaatggtaaatgggacaaaatacaatatggttttacaaaaggtagatagtGCCAAACCAACcggatctccttctttgagaaagtaacacattttttagacaaaggaaatgcagtggatctaatttacctagatttcagtaaggcgtttgatactgtgccacatagggaattattagttaaattggataagatggggatcaataggaaacttgaaaggtggataaggaattggttaaagaggagactacaatgggtcctattgaaaggtgaactgtcaggctggagggaggttaccggtggagttcctcaaggataggttttgggaccaatcttatttaatctttttattactgaccttggcacaaaaactggaagtgtgctaataaagtttgcggatgacagaaagctgggaggtattgccaatttagagaaggacagggatatcctacaggaggatctggatgaccttgtaaactgaagtaatagtaataggatgaaatttaatagtgagaagtgtaaggttttTACCTTTAGggatttacatttacatttagggattgtcaaggttccttccccactctgaacgctagagtacagatgtggggacctgcatgaaaacctcctaagcttatctttaccagcttaggtcaaaacttccccaaggtacaaaatattccaccctttgtccttggattggccgctaccaccaccaaacaaatactggttactggggaagagctgtttggaaatgtctttcccctcaaatacttcccaaaaccttgcaccccacttcctggacaaggtttggtaaaaagcctcaccaatttgcctaggtgactacagacccagacccttggatcttaagaacaatgaacaatcctcccaacacttgcacccccctttcctgggaaatgttggatagaaagcctcaccaatttgcataggtgaccacagacccaaaccctcggatctgagaacaatgaaaaagcattcagttttcttaaaaagaagacttttaatagaaataggagtaaatagaagtaaagaaatcccctctttaaaatcaggatggtagataccttacagggtaattagattcaaaacatagagaatccatctgggcaaaaccttaagttacaaaaaagatacacagacagaaatagttattctattcagcacaattcttttctcagccatttaaagaaatcataatccaaCACACACCTagctaatttatttgagcatgagctttcgtgagctacagctcacttcattggatgcataccgtggaaactgcagcagactttatatacacacagagatcatgaaacaatacctcctcccaccccactgtcctgctggtaatagcttatctaaagtgatcatcaagctgggccatttccagcacaaatccaggttttctcaccctccaccccctcacacacaaactcactctcctgctggtaatagcccatccaaagtgacaactctctagacaatgtgcatgataatcaaggtgggccatttgatTGATGCACATGGCAAGTGCATGGCGAAGACTGTCATTTTATTTATCTGTCCTGCATTGAAACTATTTATAAACATGTTTCATTGCCTCACAgatatactttttattttctgcacTCCTGGGACTTCAAATTATTCCACTCTCTCTTTCCAGCACATGAGATAAATTCTTAGTGCCAGGTTCTTAATTCAATAATCGTGACTTCTACTGGgttgctccagatttacatgtGTAAATTCAGTCAGAACCAGGCTATGTTAACTTTCCCTTACCTTATGCTCCCGGTGATACCATCTGACCCCCAAGAATTCCCCCTAGGGAAGCTGAAGTGCTTTGCCTGGACAATGTTAACTGAAGCCTGAGCATTTGATCTTCCTCACAGGACCTGCATCCTCTCCCCATGCATGGGTCTATAGATACTTGGCAAGTTACAAGTTAACACAGGCAGTTACTTCAGCTGGGCGGGAGAGGAATTGGTGTCACAAATGGGTGAATATGCAAACACTACGTTTGCACTAATACCCACTTGTGTGTGCAAATTACTTCAGGCATGTTCATGTAAGAGGTGATGGGTGCAAATTACTTACAACTAATAGAACACtcccctttcctgcacctcagctctGTAACACTACTGAAACAAAGACCAGCGGTTCTGTTCTCTCAAAACTTTATGGAAAGACTTCCAAAGACTTCCAGCGGTATTTGTGAGGAATTATGTTCATGATCAACAGCTTCTGGTCAGCTACCAGGGGATATGATCATACAGCTGTTCACTGCACAAGAGTTATTAGCACAAACCATTGCAAAAAGTATGGGAGAACTTCTGAAatactttttaaagtaaaagccATTAAGCAGTAAAGTTTCCACTGCTCCTCATGAAAGTTTGGTTTGCAATATTTTATTACAATGAGAAGTTTGGCAGAACATTCACACATCTGTAGTTTAGCACACACCTGTCAACCCATTCCTTCCCCTCTGATCTTCTTTCAGGGATGATTTCTCAGCTTACAGTGGGACTTAAAATGTAGGGTTTGTCATCCGGATTTCTTCAGAATCTGAAAAGATTGCAGTGTCTCAGCCCTCATTCAGTCCCTTGTCAGCAAACAGAAGCCGAGTAGCTCCTCTGTCCCTGGGTTAATAGCTGACTGGTTCTCCTCAGGTTCTTTTCTGTCAGTCTGTAGCCTGTATCCAGAGTGGTAACAAGCCTTGGAGTCAGGATAGAAAATATTCATTCCCTGAGCTCTGACTCACTCGTACATCGTAACCCCAGCACTGGTTATTTATCCACGGTGAGGGTTTGCAGGAAGTGGATTTGAAAGTCAAATGCATGAGTATTCATGGAAATGGAACTTCATTTCCCCATGAAAGTAGTCTattgctctctctctcgcttGCACTTTGACTGTCTCCGTCCTGTATTCATAAACTATGTGGCATCTGGGAACAGCATTGTGACAGACATGGAGCTGAGCTGCCATAATGAATGTTTATGTTAAACCCAGTTCTTGGGATGTTTGCTGCAGAGCTATATTGGATTAACATTTGTGATGTTTATATTATGGCTCTATTGGGTGAAACCAATATGGATCTTCCTAGTTTCATAGCAGGCTGCTGGAAAACAAGCAAGAAGGGAAGCAATAGCTCAGGAAAAGCCATTGCTCAGCCACCACCCCAGGGAAGTCAAGAGACAACACAGAAACTACAAGCTGGGAAGAGCCCGTTTCTGAGTTCCAGCTGCATTCCACAGCTTGTTTTGCCAGTTCTGTCAGTCTGTCCAGAGATGGGGCAGCTGTTGTGAGAATCTCTTCAGACTGACAGGGACAGACACTGCTGGGAAGTCTGAAGGCCCTCAGCCTGTCTGGGTCCCTGTCAGAGCAGAAGGGCTTGGGGTCAGAGATCTGTACAGATTGCTGTTTTAAAACCCTCTGATTCTCCCATGTTCCACTTTCTTCCTGCTGTTCGGATTCAACAGTATTTTGGTTCTCGAAGGCTGGCTGGTCACTCGTCtcaccactggtcacagactcccagAGGGGAGAACCACAGACATTCGGACCTGCTCGCCAAGCACAGTCGACCCGCAGTGTGTTGTAGCCCAGAGCCTAGTCTGAGGGTGGGAGAATCGTGGGATTCCACCCCATGAGAGGGAAGACTACAAGGCCTGACATCTGGCACTCAAAGACCAGAGAGGGGACAGAAATACTGGTAGCCCTGTAACTCTGAGGGGTAGCTACAGTGTAGAAACgctggagccctcagccagtCAGGAAATGGAAATATGCCCTAACATtttgtgggtgaggaatgaaATTTGGGCATAGGAGGAAGGATTTTCAGCAATTTGCCCAAAAAAGAGGTGACCCACCTCGACAGAGTACTCCACTTTCTATTCTTTCTTATTCTATTTCTACTCTATCTCTCTCTATTTAGTCTATCGATCTGCAATGCCTGCTACTATTAGTAGACTATACTTGTTCTTCTTAAACTTTAAGTTTCAAAGGAAATAGGCAAAGCTTGGTTTCCCTAAGtttttattctttgtttattaggttttgattttaagtttaaGTTAGTCAAGTAAACCTTAAGTTCACTTCAATAGCTCATAGCATTTGTGTCTTCTACGCATTGCATCCCTCACTCAAGAATTCAGAAACCTGAACCGCAAGGCTTTTTCCTgtgtctcttaccaccaggttatcaaggaagggtgtgagtatacTAAGCAAAGCTTTGTTGCATGTAATACCATATTATCAAATGtatcttttgaatagcagtaatGCAACTGTAACTTTGAAACTCTGAgtattttaccattgacttactattattgattttaagaaaaagtctTTAAGGCTATATCTGTCTCAGCGTGAGCTTCCCGTCATACCCCGAGGGTCCTTTGTAAATTCTGTGGAGCCTGATTTGGGACAGAACTTTTATCTTCTGATCAAACAGATTGGCAAGCCTAAAATCCATACtattaatatttgtaattaattagtattaatattattaatcaaattaaattacattacattaaattaaaattGAGCAGACGTAGGGGAGGGGTTCCCAAGCTACCTAGCACTGCCTGCCCTTCAGCCACCTCACTGAGTCACCCCGACAGCCCAACTGAATTCTCTGCCGCTGCACAGAACATCTGCCAATGGAAACAGCTTCCAGCCTCCCCACTtcacttcacattttaaagaaaaaatgaaacCTGCCAACGTACCCAGTTTCTGCTCGGCGTGCAGCTGctgacaccagaggtcttcacCCAAAAGGACACGGAGTCATCGGAGAGGTGGCACAGGCGGCAGGCAGTCTCTGTTCAGACGGGGAGGCAGGTGTCTTTATGAAGATGCCAGCACAGTCCCCTGGGGGCCACTTGGCCATCAGGGAACCTCAGCTGCTTGGTTTCATGCGCATCAGCTTTAACCCTATCATGGccaatggcaaactgcaggaggCCAAATCACAGGGGATTTGTGGAGATGCTACCCAACTGGACTGcaggccagccctgctgcaggctctgctcCTGGACTCCGGGCTTGTCATCACTGTTTATGGTTCCAATTAGTCTCAAGGCTAACTCGAGGGCAGCTGAGCAGTAAcgatgatcatagaatcacagaagattcgGGTGAAAGGGACCTCTGAACTTCATCTAGTCctatcccctgctcaaagcaggaccaacaccaactaaatcatcccagccagggctttgttaagacgggccttaaaaacctccaaggacggagattccaccacctccctaggtaacccattccagtgcttcacctccctcctagtaaaccagtgtttcccaatatccaacctagacctcccccactgcatcttgagaccattactccttgttctgtcagctgccaccactgagaacggccgagctccatcgtctttggaaccccccttcaggtattgAAAGGTGGTATAAAATCCCCCTTCTGCAGGTAAAATAAGTCCAGTTCATTTGGCCTCTCCTCAgaggtcatgtgccccagaccacCTAATCAGTTTCGTTGCTCTCCACTGGAGtatctccaatttgttcacatcccttctgtagtggggggaaccaaaactggacgcaatactccagacgTGGCCTGACCAGTaatgaatagagaggaataatcacctccctctgctggcaatgctcctactaatacagcccaatatgccgttggccttcttggcaacaaggcacactgctgactcatatccagcttctcgtccgctgtaacccctatgtccttttctgcagaattgctgcttagccagtcggtccccagcctgtagcagtgcatgggattcttccttacTAACtacaggattctgcacttgtccttgtttagcctcatcagatttcttttggcctaatcctccaatttgtctaggtcactatgggccctatccctatcctccagcttATCTACTGCTCCCGAAGcttattgtcatctgcaaacttgctgagggtgcaattcatcccatcatccagatctttaataaagatgttgaacaaaacttgccccaggaccaacccttggagcATTCTGTTTcctactggctgccaactagacattgagccgttgatcactattcattgagccggacaatctagccaccttatagtccattcatccaatccttactt
The Eretmochelys imbricata isolate rEreImb1 chromosome 1, rEreImb1.hap1, whole genome shotgun sequence DNA segment above includes these coding regions:
- the LOC144279498 gene encoding olfactory receptor 51G2-like; translation: MSAVNDTKFNSVMFLLTRIPGLEDIHLWISIPFCFMYVLSIVGNSVILFIIKTDPSLHEPMYIFLSMLAVTDLALSITTIPTILGIYLFNSRRISLQACFAQMFFIHSLSKIESFVLLLMAFDRFIAICNPLRYTSILTPPRISKMGLVAVVRSVALILPLPILLKRFQYREDNVLSHSYCLHPDIMKAACSDTSVNSIYGLFVKVITVGLDSFLIFLSYVMILKTVLSIASHRECLRALNTCVSHLCAVVLFYISDIGLSLIHRFGNSSTHLLQIILGYIYLLVPPLMNPVVYSVKSKHLRERIIRAFVK